Proteins from one Fragaria vesca subsp. vesca linkage group LG6, FraVesHawaii_1.0, whole genome shotgun sequence genomic window:
- the LOC101304889 gene encoding ubiquitin-conjugating enzyme E2 36-like — MANSNLPRRIIKETQRLLSEPAPGISASPSEENMRYFNVMILGPAQSPYEGGVFKLELFLPEEYPMAPPKVRFLTKIYHPNIDKLGRICLDILKDKWSPALQIRTVLLSIQALLSAPNPDDPLSENIAKHWKSNETEAVETAKEWTRLYGSGE; from the exons ATGGCGAATAGCAATCTCCCTCGACGAATCATCAAG GAGACGCAGAGGCTGCTCAGCGAACCAG CTCCGGGAATTAGTGCTTCTCCTTCAGAAGAAAACATGCGCTACTTTAATGTAATGATTCTTGGTCCAGCTCAGTCTCCATATGAAG GTGGGGTTTTCAAGTTGGAGTTGTTTTTGCCTGAAGAATATCCAATGGCACCTCCCAAG GTTCGCTTCCTGACCAAAATATATCATCCTAACATTGATAAG CTTGGGAGGATATGCCTTGATATTCTGAAAGACAAATGGAGCCCAGCCCTCCAAATCCGAACAGTATTGCTGAG CATCCAAGCACTTCTGAGTGCTCCAAACCCTGATGACCCACTTTCTGAGAACATTGCAAAGCACTGGAAGTCAAATGAAACCGAAGCTGTTGAGACAG CCAAGGAGTGGACCCGCTTATATGGAAGTGGTGAATAA